Proteins from a genomic interval of Granulicella sp. L56:
- a CDS encoding PIG-L family deacetylase: MMIRRTFSGFGVFATIALVLPGVAAWGQTAHDPANLGGEQVKASVVADALPANRGTAALEQNLKKLSTRASLLMIVAHPDDEDGGMLTYESRGQGARVGMLTLTRGEGGQNAMSGDFDGALALLRTQELLAADRYMGIDQMFGTEVDFGFSKTKEESFAKWTHERVLYDAVRAVRLYRPLVVTSVFVGGVTDGHGQHQVSGEIAQEVFTAAADPKVFPEMGLEPWAPAKVYARVPFSRVTEKGMYDYATGKYAPARFYNYVTKTWSSESPVTNVEVPEGDHSDVLGMNYVQFARHGLSLQRSQMGPGGRSAPAGKFDVGYTRYGSRVGGAESEKSFFDGVDVSLVGIADLAPNEKSFLRSDLQQISKVIAEAQTRFSADAPEKIAPLLKTGLAETRALIAKVETAKDLTARERYDVLHELRVKEAQFNDALVESLGLQVEARVAPGSAVVPGSSVDVKVKMTNSGKDSVRVVVRDDRSLDGSRWTEGSSAVPGDGLLNAGATTDCEFKVSEKADGNAATRPYFTQKSLEQPYYDVQAAAMRLSPLPLPAETVWVTAKYDGVDVRLGQVALAAESTRSGVVSQPLTFEPGLSVSMQPSAGIIPLNEQSFPLTVHVRSAEPLGARGTVRLQMPAGWRSQPDSAKFATRTAGEEQSVEFVVTPGTLGEKAYTLTAEATSSVTNRTYAEGYRAVGYAGLTLSNLYSPATYRTRGVDVKVAPHLKVGYLPGTGDDVQKSLENIGVHATTLTMTDIAEGRLSGYDAVVLGVRAYSAHPDLAAANGQLLSYAKNGGVVIVQYNTAEYDDDGPYPLSLGSAEKVVNETDAVRLIVPSSPLLNWPNKITTHDFDGWVEERGHGFLESWDPRYEALLETHDPDQDPQKGGLVYARTGKGAYVYVAYALYRQLPEGVPGAYRLFANLLSVGKNVK, translated from the coding sequence ATGATGATTAGACGGACTTTTTCAGGGTTTGGAGTCTTTGCGACGATTGCTTTGGTGCTGCCGGGCGTAGCTGCGTGGGGACAGACGGCGCATGATCCGGCAAACCTTGGCGGAGAGCAGGTCAAGGCATCGGTGGTAGCGGATGCATTGCCCGCGAACCGGGGTACGGCGGCGCTGGAGCAGAACCTGAAGAAGCTCTCGACCAGGGCCAGCCTGCTGATGATTGTGGCCCATCCCGACGATGAGGATGGAGGGATGCTGACCTACGAGTCGCGTGGGCAGGGAGCGCGGGTGGGCATGCTGACGCTGACCCGGGGCGAAGGTGGGCAGAATGCGATGTCGGGGGACTTCGACGGCGCCTTGGCGCTGCTGCGCACGCAGGAGCTGCTGGCCGCAGATCGCTACATGGGCATCGACCAGATGTTTGGGACCGAGGTGGACTTCGGGTTTTCGAAGACGAAGGAAGAGTCGTTTGCGAAGTGGACGCACGAGCGGGTGTTGTATGACGCAGTGCGGGCGGTGCGTTTGTATCGGCCACTGGTAGTCACCAGCGTGTTTGTGGGCGGCGTGACGGATGGGCATGGACAGCATCAGGTGAGCGGAGAGATTGCGCAGGAGGTCTTTACTGCTGCCGCCGATCCGAAGGTGTTTCCTGAGATGGGATTGGAGCCGTGGGCTCCGGCGAAGGTGTATGCACGGGTGCCGTTCTCGCGGGTGACGGAGAAGGGCATGTATGACTATGCGACCGGAAAGTATGCTCCGGCGCGGTTTTATAACTATGTGACGAAGACGTGGTCGAGCGAATCTCCTGTGACGAATGTGGAGGTGCCAGAGGGAGATCACAGCGACGTGCTGGGAATGAATTATGTGCAGTTTGCGCGGCACGGCCTGTCGCTGCAGCGATCGCAGATGGGACCGGGGGGGCGTTCTGCTCCGGCGGGAAAGTTCGATGTTGGATATACGCGGTATGGCTCGCGGGTTGGAGGGGCGGAGTCGGAGAAGAGCTTCTTCGATGGCGTGGATGTTTCACTGGTGGGAATTGCCGATCTTGCTCCCAACGAGAAGAGCTTTCTGAGAAGTGATTTGCAGCAGATTTCTAAAGTAATAGCTGAGGCTCAGACTCGTTTTTCGGCGGACGCTCCCGAGAAGATTGCTCCCCTGCTTAAGACGGGGTTGGCGGAGACTCGGGCTTTGATCGCCAAGGTGGAGACGGCAAAGGATCTGACGGCGCGGGAGAGATACGATGTGCTCCACGAACTGCGCGTGAAAGAGGCGCAGTTTAACGATGCGTTGGTGGAGTCTCTGGGCTTGCAGGTGGAGGCCAGAGTTGCGCCGGGTAGCGCGGTGGTGCCGGGGTCTTCGGTGGATGTGAAGGTAAAAATGACGAACAGCGGCAAGGATAGCGTTCGCGTCGTTGTGCGGGATGACCGCTCGCTGGATGGCAGCCGATGGACGGAGGGTTCGAGTGCGGTCCCCGGTGATGGACTCTTGAATGCGGGAGCGACGACCGATTGCGAGTTCAAGGTCAGCGAAAAGGCCGACGGTAATGCGGCGACGCGGCCTTACTTCACGCAAAAGAGTCTGGAGCAGCCGTACTATGACGTTCAGGCTGCGGCGATGAGGTTGTCTCCGCTGCCGCTGCCTGCGGAGACGGTGTGGGTCACCGCAAAATATGACGGCGTGGATGTTCGGCTGGGGCAGGTTGCCCTCGCTGCGGAGTCGACGCGAAGTGGAGTCGTGTCGCAGCCGCTGACGTTTGAGCCCGGCTTGAGCGTGTCGATGCAGCCTTCGGCGGGCATCATTCCTTTGAACGAACAGAGCTTTCCGTTGACCGTTCATGTGCGCAGCGCTGAGCCGCTGGGGGCACGCGGAACGGTGCGGCTGCAGATGCCTGCGGGATGGCGATCGCAGCCGGATTCGGCAAAGTTCGCGACCAGGACCGCAGGCGAGGAGCAGTCAGTCGAGTTTGTTGTGACGCCGGGAACGTTGGGCGAAAAGGCGTACACCCTGACGGCGGAGGCAACCTCTTCGGTGACGAATCGGACGTACGCGGAGGGCTACCGCGCGGTGGGGTACGCAGGGCTGACGCTGTCGAACCTGTACTCTCCTGCGACTTATCGGACGCGCGGCGTGGATGTGAAGGTAGCGCCGCATCTGAAGGTGGGTTATCTACCGGGCACGGGAGATGATGTGCAGAAGTCGCTTGAAAATATCGGAGTACACGCCACTACCTTGACGATGACCGATATCGCAGAAGGCCGGCTCTCGGGATATGACGCGGTGGTACTGGGGGTTCGGGCTTATTCGGCGCATCCCGACCTTGCGGCTGCGAATGGGCAGCTTTTGAGCTATGCGAAGAATGGCGGCGTGGTGATTGTGCAGTACAACACCGCAGAGTATGACGACGACGGTCCCTATCCGCTGTCGCTGGGCAGCGCGGAGAAGGTCGTCAATGAGACCGATGCGGTGCGGCTGATCGTGCCTTCGAGTCCTTTGCTTAACTGGCCGAACAAGATTACAACTCACGATTTTGATGGATGGGTCGAAGAACGCGGGCATGGGTTTCTCGAAAGCTGGGACCCGCGCTATGAAGCGCTGCTGGAGACACATGACCCCGACCAGGATCCGCAGAAGGGTGGGCTGGTCTATGCGCGGACAGGCAAAGGGGCGTACGTCTATGTTGCCTACGCTCTTTACCGGCAGTTGCCGGAGGGCGTCCCCGGAGCTTACCGCTTGTTTGCCAACCTTCTGAGCGTTGGAAAAAATGTAAAGTAG
- a CDS encoding 2-keto-4-pentenoate hydratase: MDLLLDARRTNKPIEDLPVDVRPQTLEEAYFIQDKLSWAYEAIGGWKIGASTADATPMFAPMPAAWMSCSGCEMRGRTHRYRGLEAEISFLMGEDLPPRETPYTREEVLAAVASCHPAIEVLETAFIDPMQVAKLSMIADLQIHGGFVYGEAIPDWQRIDFSQEHVTMTVDGAVRVERTGSNTSGDLLRLLPFLANEGAERTGGLRRGDWVTTGSWTGCTLGSAGSVADVRFSTAGKVNLRFGAEGSALPD, encoded by the coding sequence GTGGACCTCCTGCTCGACGCACGCAGGACCAACAAGCCCATCGAGGACCTTCCGGTGGATGTACGGCCGCAGACGCTGGAGGAGGCTTACTTCATCCAAGACAAGCTGTCGTGGGCCTATGAGGCGATTGGCGGATGGAAGATCGGCGCTTCGACCGCCGATGCCACTCCCATGTTTGCGCCGATGCCTGCGGCGTGGATGTCATGCAGCGGATGCGAGATGCGCGGCAGAACACACCGGTATCGAGGCCTCGAAGCTGAGATCTCCTTTCTGATGGGTGAGGATCTGCCTCCGAGAGAGACTCCCTACACGCGCGAGGAAGTTTTAGCCGCGGTTGCGAGCTGTCATCCGGCGATTGAGGTTCTGGAGACGGCATTCATCGATCCGATGCAGGTAGCAAAGCTGTCGATGATCGCCGATTTGCAGATACACGGCGGCTTTGTCTATGGGGAGGCTATCCCGGATTGGCAGCGCATCGATTTTTCGCAAGAGCATGTGACCATGACCGTCGATGGAGCTGTGCGCGTCGAACGGACTGGGTCGAACACCTCGGGAGACCTGTTGCGGCTGCTTCCCTTCCTGGCCAATGAGGGAGCGGAGCGTACGGGCGGCCTGAGGCGCGGCGACTGGGTCACAACCGGAAGCTGGACCGGGTGCACGCTGGGTTCGGCCGGCTCGGTGGCGGATGTGAGGTTCTCGACGGCGGGTAAGGTGAATCTGAGGTTCGGGGCAGAGGGTTCTGCGCTGCCGGATTGA
- a CDS encoding Ku protein yields the protein MARPYWSGQIQISLVSFGVKLFVATEAKGEIRFHQISRKTGERVRHQKVLASTLEEAPDEAAAPVEKDEIVKGYEYRKGEYIAIEPSEIEQLRVPSKHTIEVTQFVGMDEIEPEYLEKPYFVVPEDDVQAEAFAVVRKALRKTKKAALGKIAFGGREHVIAITAPDDDKLAGMMAYTMRYQEELRDAEEYFRDIKKVAVNEDSLELAETLIKKKAAKFDPAKFIDGYEAALKELVEAKVKHAPIPKDEASAPKRGNVINLMDALRKSVSGGESKESWETKKKPATKSGRNAGLSLIKSSAKSATASGRKRKSA from the coding sequence GTGGCACGTCCTTATTGGTCTGGGCAGATTCAGATATCGCTCGTCTCTTTTGGCGTCAAATTGTTTGTCGCCACTGAAGCCAAAGGCGAGATACGTTTTCATCAGATAAGCCGCAAGACGGGTGAGCGGGTGCGCCACCAGAAGGTGCTGGCTTCGACGCTGGAGGAGGCCCCGGATGAGGCCGCCGCCCCGGTGGAGAAAGACGAGATCGTCAAAGGGTATGAATATCGCAAAGGCGAGTACATCGCCATTGAGCCCAGCGAGATTGAGCAACTGCGCGTGCCCTCGAAGCACACGATTGAAGTGACGCAGTTTGTGGGAATGGACGAGATTGAGCCGGAGTATCTGGAGAAGCCTTACTTCGTGGTTCCGGAAGATGATGTTCAGGCAGAGGCATTCGCAGTCGTGCGAAAGGCGCTGCGCAAGACGAAGAAGGCTGCGCTGGGCAAGATCGCATTTGGTGGACGCGAACATGTGATCGCCATCACCGCACCCGACGACGACAAGCTTGCGGGCATGATGGCGTACACCATGCGCTATCAGGAAGAGTTGCGCGATGCGGAGGAGTATTTCCGGGACATCAAAAAAGTTGCCGTCAATGAAGACTCGCTCGAGCTGGCGGAGACGCTCATCAAGAAGAAGGCAGCGAAATTTGATCCAGCGAAGTTTATCGATGGATATGAAGCTGCGCTGAAGGAGTTGGTAGAGGCAAAGGTTAAACACGCTCCGATACCCAAGGACGAAGCCTCTGCTCCGAAGCGCGGCAATGTGATCAACCTGATGGACGCTTTGCGCAAAAGCGTCAGCGGCGGAGAATCTAAAGAATCTTGGGAGACAAAGAAGAAGCCTGCGACGAAGAGTGGTCGCAATGCTGGCCTGTCCCTGATTAAGTCTTCGGCAAAATCGGCAACTGCAAGCGGCAGGAAACGGAAGTCGGCTTAG
- the ligD gene encoding DNA ligase D: MASAKKSVKKAVEKKAAAKKSTRSSPAKVKAKKPNRAADAVDEQLARYRSMRDFHITAEPSGTGKSGDRAERLPFCIQKHAASHLHYDFRLGWNGVLKSWAVAKGPSYFTGDKRLAVQVEDHPMEYGGFEGIIPAGQYGGGTVMLWDQGTWEPQTGNEDVDKGLRDGSLKFVMHGTKIRGKWALIRMGGKAANERKPNWILIKEHDDFERGKDDPCVTVEEPDSVVTGRTIKQIAHNEDHVWNSKDTAKGKAWYRQIGRGENTGDESGASLPFEDRKSSVFEKKRTMTVSDFKKSLSKLPKENQPGFIAPQLALQAISPPSGEGWLHELKLDGYRMQARKDGSGVQMLTRKGLDWTHRVRAVANEVAKLAVDTVTLDGEVVVLAEDGTTSFADLQASFQDGTKNLLTYFCFDLLHMDGRNIRELPLKQRKEILGGVLNSANADLLRVSEHLETDGEGIFRKACELHAEGIVSKKAAGRYSSGRGGDWLKMKCLHEQEFVVGGFTLPSNGINGVGALLLGYYRDGKLIYAGRTGTGFTQKTHKAIRGRLNDSIQAAVPFEQVPPEARRGVRWVKPELVVQVRFATWTADNLVRQAAFLGVREDKSAEEVVREEASVAPRPKGTGRKPVEPRTSAKTAATHKVKGRVAAKETATMEHAPVRLTHPEKILDEKSGMTKQMLADYYWAVAEEMLPHIANRPLSLVRCPDGADKPCFYQKHASHALPDGVGSVDVADKNGKIEPYITLSTAEALTGLAQMGVLEVHPWGSRNEDLEHPDRLIFDLDPDEALGWKVLTEAAAEVRRRLKAIGLESFLKTTGGKGLHVVVPIAPKLEWSAAKEFAHGFVNAMEKANPSLYLTKMTKAARKGKIYLDYLRNERGATSVAPFSPRARAGSPVSLPLKWSDLKLAERPVFSVATFGEWKARLKTDPWKKMTTMKQRITSEALASVEMKQSA; the protein is encoded by the coding sequence ATGGCGAGCGCTAAGAAATCAGTAAAGAAAGCCGTGGAGAAAAAGGCCGCGGCGAAGAAATCTACGCGATCCTCGCCAGCAAAAGTGAAGGCTAAGAAGCCTAATCGCGCGGCAGATGCTGTGGATGAGCAACTGGCGCGATACCGCTCGATGCGCGATTTTCATATCACAGCAGAACCCAGTGGAACTGGTAAGAGCGGAGATCGTGCAGAGCGGCTTCCCTTCTGCATTCAGAAACACGCGGCATCGCATCTGCACTACGACTTCCGGCTGGGGTGGAATGGTGTGCTGAAGAGTTGGGCGGTCGCAAAAGGCCCGAGCTATTTCACTGGCGACAAACGATTGGCCGTGCAGGTCGAAGATCACCCCATGGAATACGGAGGCTTCGAAGGCATCATTCCTGCGGGCCAGTATGGCGGCGGCACTGTGATGCTTTGGGATCAGGGAACATGGGAGCCGCAAACCGGTAACGAAGACGTTGACAAAGGATTGCGAGATGGCAGTCTCAAATTCGTGATGCACGGTACAAAGATCAGAGGCAAGTGGGCGCTGATCCGCATGGGTGGGAAGGCCGCGAATGAGCGTAAGCCGAATTGGATTCTGATCAAGGAGCATGACGATTTCGAGCGAGGAAAAGACGATCCATGCGTGACGGTGGAAGAACCCGACAGTGTCGTGACGGGACGCACCATAAAACAGATCGCGCACAACGAAGACCATGTGTGGAATTCAAAGGACACCGCCAAAGGGAAAGCGTGGTATCGGCAGATTGGCCGCGGCGAAAATACTGGCGATGAGAGTGGTGCTTCCCTGCCGTTCGAAGATCGTAAGAGTTCCGTCTTCGAGAAAAAACGAACGATGACGGTTAGCGACTTCAAAAAAAGTTTGAGCAAGTTACCGAAAGAAAATCAGCCGGGCTTCATTGCTCCGCAGCTTGCGCTTCAGGCGATATCTCCACCGTCTGGCGAGGGATGGCTGCATGAGTTGAAGCTTGACGGGTACAGGATGCAGGCGCGCAAGGATGGCTCTGGGGTGCAGATGCTGACACGCAAGGGACTGGACTGGACACACCGCGTGCGCGCAGTCGCTAACGAAGTAGCCAAGCTGGCGGTGGATACGGTAACGCTGGATGGAGAGGTCGTAGTGCTTGCGGAGGACGGCACTACAAGCTTTGCGGATCTGCAGGCTTCGTTTCAGGACGGAACGAAGAATCTGTTGACTTATTTCTGCTTCGATCTGTTGCATATGGATGGACGAAATATACGGGAGCTTCCGCTGAAGCAACGCAAGGAGATTCTGGGGGGCGTTCTCAATAGTGCAAATGCAGACTTGTTGCGAGTGAGCGAACATCTGGAAACAGATGGCGAAGGGATCTTTCGCAAGGCTTGTGAACTTCATGCCGAGGGCATCGTTTCAAAGAAAGCTGCCGGCCGATACTCTTCAGGACGCGGCGGCGATTGGTTGAAGATGAAGTGCCTGCACGAGCAAGAGTTTGTCGTCGGCGGATTTACGCTGCCGTCGAACGGGATCAACGGCGTCGGAGCATTGCTCCTCGGGTACTATCGCGATGGCAAGTTGATCTATGCAGGACGCACCGGGACTGGCTTTACCCAGAAGACGCACAAAGCAATTCGAGGAAGATTGAATGATTCAATTCAAGCTGCGGTGCCGTTTGAACAAGTGCCGCCTGAGGCCAGGCGAGGAGTGAGGTGGGTCAAGCCGGAGCTTGTGGTTCAGGTGCGCTTTGCTACATGGACCGCCGACAATCTCGTGCGTCAGGCAGCGTTTCTTGGAGTGCGCGAGGACAAGAGCGCAGAAGAGGTTGTACGAGAAGAAGCTAGTGTTGCGCCGCGTCCGAAAGGAACAGGCAGGAAGCCTGTCGAACCGAGGACTTCGGCGAAGACGGCAGCTACGCATAAAGTGAAAGGGCGTGTGGCTGCGAAAGAAACCGCAACGATGGAGCATGCCCCAGTTCGTCTGACTCATCCGGAAAAGATACTGGATGAAAAATCGGGAATGACCAAGCAGATGCTTGCGGATTATTACTGGGCTGTCGCGGAAGAGATGCTGCCGCATATTGCGAACAGGCCGTTGAGCCTGGTGCGATGTCCTGATGGCGCCGACAAGCCGTGCTTCTATCAAAAGCACGCAAGCCACGCGCTCCCTGATGGTGTTGGCAGCGTAGACGTCGCCGATAAGAACGGAAAGATTGAGCCGTACATTACGCTTTCGACCGCAGAGGCGCTAACAGGATTGGCCCAGATGGGAGTGCTCGAGGTGCATCCCTGGGGATCGCGAAACGAGGACCTCGAACATCCCGATCGGCTGATCTTCGATCTCGACCCTGATGAAGCGCTTGGATGGAAGGTGCTGACCGAGGCCGCGGCCGAGGTGCGGAGACGCCTGAAGGCGATTGGGCTGGAGAGCTTTCTGAAGACCACGGGAGGCAAAGGGCTGCACGTCGTTGTGCCCATTGCGCCAAAGCTGGAGTGGTCAGCGGCCAAAGAGTTCGCGCATGGATTTGTAAACGCGATGGAGAAAGCGAACCCCTCGCTGTATCTCACGAAGATGACCAAGGCTGCCCGCAAGGGAAAGATCTATTTGGATTATCTGCGGAATGAACGTGGAGCAACTTCGGTAGCTCCATTTTCTCCACGCGCGCGGGCGGGTAGCCCTGTTTCATTGCCGCTGAAGTGGTCGGATTTGAAGTTGGCAGAGCGGCCAGTATTT